The following nucleotide sequence is from Apium graveolens cultivar Ventura chromosome 4, ASM990537v1, whole genome shotgun sequence.
TGTACAATAATTTACAATTGCTGGAGGCTGGAGCCATCATATCAAGAGATGCTTGAAAATTCATAACCTTTTGTGTTTCATCAGGGGTAAAAGACTTTAAATGCGCCCTACTAATTAATCAGTAGTGTATCCATAACTAGGTTGTATCAATCCTACATgggattttcatttattatttaaatatatatagaGTGAGTTAGTGTCTTCCGTTAATGGTGTTATATGAATATTGGAGTCCTAGGGACCTCATTACTTGTTTCGATTGAAGTGTGCCGATACATTATTGAGCAGAATCTATAATTTTGGTAGAGATTGAAACTCCTGGTCTTGTAAGGCTTAAAATAGAAGAATCATATTCTGGGTACGTACTGTGTACTGAGGAATAAAATTAGAATCTTTTGAGGGAAGCTATGGCTAGCTGTTTCAGATGTCAGATACCTAATTAAGTTCATAAGCATTTAATGAGTGGTGCTTAATAACTCTTACTGCATGAGTATCGGAAACCATGTCATTGGCTGCAAACAAAAGATTAAACATACTGTCATCTGATTACTCTTGGTAATCTTATCTTAATAGCATTTTTTGTCGCTCAGCGTTAGTTGTTGGGCTTATTTTTCATTCATACAGTCGCATTGATCCTAAGATCAGTCAGTCATTGAAGAAGTTTGAAAAATGTAAACATATACAAAAACAGCTAGTTTGCTGCTAAAGTTTCtctatacacacatatatacacacacacacacacacacacacacacatatatatatatatatatatatatactttccATTAGACCATCACACCATGCAACTTCTCCGAGTGTTCTATCTCCTTACGGTGGTATCAGTTTACAAgcaattatatttttttattctGATCAACCTTGTTATCGACAAGAAATGATTCTCAGAATTATTTCGGAGAAATTAATGCTGCTTGGTAAGAaccaaaaagaaaagaaaattagcGAAGAAAGAAACACAATTAACAGAAGTGCAGTCCACGGGAAGAGAAATCAGTTCTTGATCATTGTGAACGTATTAGGGGGTTCTGGTCCTATCAAGTTCGTGGTGAAGGGGGATGATAGCGTTGCAGCTGTGATCGGTACTGCACTAAAGCTGTATGCCCGAGAGGAGCGCCTCCCTGTTCTTGGTTATGATGTGAACCAATGCCTTCTTTATCCCTCCAATGGTGAAGAAGATGGTACTACTATCCTTTATTCCTCCAAAAACATTAAAAATGTGATCTAGGTTTCTGCAGATATTCATATGTGTGTGTTCATTTTGATTAAGTTTACATTGTCaccatttttattatttttgtcagcAGCTCTAAGTCCAAGTGAAATGATAGCAGCAGGCGGAGGAAGGAATTTTTTGCTTTGCAAGAAGCAGAGTCACCAAGAAATGGCAGATGATGCCCTGTGGTCGCCGAAGACTAAATGTTGGAAAACATTTCTTATTAAACCATTACCAAATATTAAAGAATTTCTACGTACTAGATATTAGCTTGATAGCTAATATGACGTACATTATGGGAAAATGATAGATAAACCGAACTAGTTACCAAAATCATTTGAAATCATTCTCAAATTATTACGTGTAATGTGTATACTCGAAATTTTCTAATAACAAAATTTGACCACATGTGTGTGCCTCTATCTTTATTGGGTGGAAACCATTTGATATGGAAAACCGCGGATAATTATTTATTCTATTATAAAATCTCATCataaattgtaaaattttatttcaaaaaatataaaattcgatattaatctagaataataattatttttgaatataacaaaaaatttaacaattaaaatttgacaaattacttgattttaaatttgattttacaatgaaataatttttaaagtgTTGTGATTCTACTATATAACCAATTTAAACTTTTTCATtaatttcaatgattttttaaataaaaaaattgtgtaacttcgatttttaacttgataattaaaatatataactatacatgatgaaaaataaaataaaattatatatatctTAAATAATGATTCTCCACAATTATTTATATAACAGGGTACTTtacccatatatatatactatattataatagacgaaacatgAAAAATTTGGTAATCGGTTGGTCGGTACTTGGTGgaattacttaattacccttacctaattatttcaattctaattattgggtcgatcaattctaattctaattgatattgaagtcaacttttTATATTGCTTTACCAATCTATActtctatactatattataatagacgaaacattaaaaatttggtagtcggtcggtcggtacttgctgaaattacttaattatccctacttaattatttcaattataatttttttatcgtagttaatccgcagccgctacccttcgggtgcacACTGCGTAAACCCTGCGGGCTCAcacaatagcctgcaaaccacgtgaatcAAGGTAAAGCGCATTTAACCAACAACGTCCGGCTCAGGAGACATAAttataaattctcctcccgtgggattcaaACATGTGACCAAAATGATAATTATCCCCTTTTAACCTAgtgagccaacccttgcgggctcAATGGGTCGaacaattctaattctaattgatattaaGTCAACTTACTTTAttactttaccaatttcaatactattttatatcgaactctatatcattataatttaaattaaattcaactttttctaccaattatattttaattcatatcgagttctatattattctaatttgttacttcgggTTAAATAAATAaccaaactaaatataattattaaaatttagttgatatgtcatgtgaatcgggctaagataaaataataatactatcagtCCTCCTAAAAAAAGTATACAAATGAatttggataaacaaaataatatattttatttattcaggataaaaaaatacattatacaattgattcagactaacataaaactaaaataaaaatacaattcgaccaacaaaaataaaataatatatgcTAATTATTTagtctaaaataaaattattttattgatccacacttacaaaaaattaaaattaaactaaaaataattagtttgatttggtagGTATATTGGGCAtcgagctaaaataaaataatataaattactgatccgagataaatcaaattaatattagattaagtataattcgtatcctattgatgtgaactaaaaatcaaatttgaattaaaacataaatattatttttttaaaaatacacatagaattatcaataaaactatatcgtttaatcagtaatattatttttttttcaaatatcttttatagaattacagttaatcgattaagtaatcaacatgctaaaataatatttctTAAGGTACCAACATaatgaaaatattttatttttaccctcaataaaataataatttcgttataataacattttcctccttaccaatgctatcactttaaataagtttaaatgttctaaaaagttatgaacatatacgtctaCTAATAGAATTATTATaaagtcatatcatttaaagttttaaatgaacaaaattcaaaattgaattcaaaattttaaaaaaaattatatagtATTAAAAAATATATGTGCTATCCATGCATTGCACGGATTTTaagttagtatatatatatatatatatatatatatatatatatatatatatatatatatatatatatatatacacgtacATGAATTAAAACACGTCAAATATTATATCAAATTATtcgaaaaatatattaaaaattaattcaaaGTAGCCGAGGAGCACTCATCATGTTAATATTCACATAATCTGGACTTGAACTTTTTGAAGTATTTAGCTAGTGAACTGATCATAAATGATGTAGTATTATGACAATAtgtaatttataaaatattaatactGTTTCTATGTTTTATGGTGTGGGTATATAATAAGGACAAATTTTGATTGATCtcttttaattaattataatgaATTCCGCCTAAAAATTTAAGCCAATAAAAATTAATCAATTCATCAAAAAATTATTATTAGAGTGTATACATGAGCACTAGACAAACCCATATTAATAATCATAAAAGTGATCCCAATTGTCCGAGACATTTTTCCGGATTTGATCTATACTATATCTTGTTTTAGGTTAAGCTGTAATTTCGAGCCTTTTAAGAGCAGAAAGTAAATGAATTTGGTAAACTAAATTACTAGCTAGATATAAGTTTATTTTACAATATTTTTCTTATCCAATTAGCCACCAAGTGCAAATTGATAGTATATTTCTTATTACACGAACAAAACTCGAAACAAGTTATTAGATTCATTAAACTTCATGTTTAATTAAATATATTCATAAACCTATCTTATCTTCTGAACAAGTCTGAACAAGTGATCTCTAGATtatgttatacccaaaatttggtattggatCAACACGAGTCAAACGCGGATTAATTAGAGTCAAACTCGGCGTTGTGTTTCAAAGGAGGGAAATAGGACGCGCCCACGGTTTGTGAGGACGCGTCCACTGCTGTTGAAGTGTTCGCTGGGAATGGCCCTTTAGCGGGGAAGTTTGAAGAACGCGCCTAGGGGTAGGACGCGTCCTGTCTATGTGGAATGTCATGAGAGGTAGTTGCTGGAGAAAAAGTACAGGCTTCATAAAGGTCAGGACGCGCCCGGTGTTCTAGGACGCGCCCGGTGTTCTAGGACGTGCCCGGTGTTTTGGGAAATGCATTTTCAAGGGTGAGCTTAGAACAAGGCACGCATGGAAATGAGCAATGGAGGGTTATTTCCACTAACATATTTTTTGCAAGTACTCTGAAGAATTCCCTCCTggagacggtcaaggagggggatgtccgtaaAAAGTTTGAAGGCCTTCAGGGTAtacctgatgattgaaggcctcctcctgtatttaacgggtgtcctcgttggggatgcggggttttACTTGGTGTGTGCTATGGGAACTTTGTTCTTATATTCAACAGGTGTCCTTATTGGAGAACTTtagagtcatcctgcactttgcacccaagagcttgggatcacgtgtcctgctatctggtgggttatcctcattcgggggacagggatgcATCCGGCATTtagggtgaaccgtggctatacctgcgtccgtaaatcaagggagatagctgtaaaggagtgttatccttgtgcagggagatgcattatccgtgaagtcctacgattacgggcgagtcttgggcctttgcggttgggcctcatagttggacattcctaaagctagcggaagatggattctggatggGTTTCTACtgggcctaggaataagaagtctaagcccattagatttcttgttccccaagaactacatcaggcttgatccctatataatGGGTAGGTAGGCATattgagaggggtaagaagttgagagctgaaaagGAGCCACCACTTGCCCTAATCAATCTCAGCCACTAATTAACATacaaccaccacacaccgcttgattttcaGGCGGAGAACCACCTTCATAGATCTTAATTCTAGCGAGAaacctcaaattttgttgtttcccaaattcctccgtcaacaaattggcgctagaaggagggctGCTGATTAAGATCATAGTCTTGGGAGGAAAATATGTCTTACAATAATGATgaaagttcttatgatggaagtgataTCATATCTGAAAGAGAAGTCAAGGGAGGCTACACTCGCCATGAACCCTACGTGCCTAGAAACAGAGTAGATCTTCCGAGAGCTCAAGATGTGGGAGGATAACCTTCAGTTCTCATTAGCAACGTTGATATCTTGGAGCAGTTGTATCGCATGGGGGACACTCTGAACAATTTTCACTCGAGGCTGATCATGGTGGAGTGTCGCAAAACGAGGAGGGGTCGTCGTTTACCCCGCCGTGGCCACGTTTTGGGGAAAGCACCCGTAGTTGAGGGAGATGCCCAAGATGCCTGTGGTCAGGCCAGTGGAGGAAACCCGCGAATCACTCCACGGCGCTTGGAATCAACTGATGATGTGGATCCTATTGTGGAGCTTATCGATGAGGATTCTGACGGAAGAGAAAGGCCTCACCTCGACAATCAAGTTGTTCTACACCCACAGAGGTCTGGAcgtacgatggacgagcgtcgtcGTGCGGAAAATATTCAGAATCAAGATGAGGAAAAAAGGGTTCTTTCAAATCTAAAGAGGAGGCTTGACATAAGGTTGGAAGACGATGATTTGAGAATGTTGCTGCTAGAATGGAAAAAGGAAGGAAACGGTGGAGAAGCGATGCCCCGtgatacaacgcgtgtgcccctaCATATACAAGGGATGATAGGGTACGGCACCGCGAGCATGAGCGTGCCCCTCCACGAGGAAGGTTTGGAAATTACGGCCACGGCTATCAGAGGAATGGACGAGGAATGATGGGATACCAATATGGAAGGGCGCAGTATAATAGGAGACGAGAGGGCGCGCCCTCCACTGATGAAGTGCATATCGTTGTTCTCGTGACTTCTCATAGTGCTACAGTCAATGGATCCAGGACGCATCCTCATGACCAGGACGACTTCCGAATTCAAGAAAGGATGCAAAACAATAATGAAATTCCGAGGCGCGGCCAGGAAGAACCTCGTGCACCAGGGAATGTTCAAAATCAAGATGGAAATATACCATAAccgcagcctcagggcgaggggcggcAAGATCCACCGGCCCACCCGGGGGGTAATCAAGGGGAACAGCAACAAGTTACGGAGCAACCCCAACAACTTAACGTTCAAACCATTCCTGGAGTAGGGAAATTTATTTTGAATGATCTTAAGAGGCTGCTCAACAATCTCGAAGGAGGTAGGGTAACAACAACTGCTCAAGCCCCATCCCCTTTCTTGGCTGTTGTAAGGGAATCGCAGCTGCCTGCGGGATACAGGAACACGATCAATGACTTGCGCTTTCATGGAAATTTTGACCCCGTGGAATTCTTGGGATGTTTCAACATTGAGATGGATGTACATCAGGTACCTGACTTGGAGCGATGCCGTCTTTTGGCGGCCACCTTTAGAGAAGGTGCTCAAcagtggttccaaaaacttggtccaGGAGTTATCACATCTTGGGAACAAATGCAAACCTTGTTTCTGACTCAGTTTCAAGCCGCGGTGAAGTATACTCCGCCTGTTACCACACTGGCCAGTGTGAAACAGAAGGAAGGGGA
It contains:
- the LOC141718996 gene encoding uncharacterized protein LOC141718996 — protein: MGYQYGRAQYNRRREGAPSTDEVHIVVLVTSHSATPQGEGRQDPPAHPGGNQGEQQQVTEQPQQLNVQTIPGVGKFILNDLKRLLNNLEGGRVTTTAQAPSPFLAVVRESQLPAGYRNTINDLRFHGNFDPVEFLGCFNIEMDVHQVPDLERCRLLAATFREGAQQWFQKLGPGVITSWEQMQTLFLTQFQAAVKYTPPVTTLASVKQKEGESLTSYFKRFNAESTLAESFKAIEKSYSETKKNDNTHSSKGRAKRRDTSASSDYRRNTRSPNRVNVVNVRREWSPPPNYEKRVSNYTLLAASIDHIFEVNKERVIFKKPDRLTSWKSRDKKKDCEYHESTGHDTHECRHLKDEIEELIKAGYLGE